One part of the Nymphaea colorata isolate Beijing-Zhang1983 chromosome 8, ASM883128v2, whole genome shotgun sequence genome encodes these proteins:
- the LOC116259407 gene encoding uncharacterized protein LOC116259407 codes for MRMTMLNTYGLRIAPALFLLAVLITRAPVISTAAREDDWIMIDTASQRANLAILAGYGEEKLSSVLVTGSVLCDPCKGFNGESVSGAKVIIGCRRGRKTVRTEGLTDEWGGFTIELPSEIHAWPMLEASCKVRFLQMPQINSSCYPGYHIDPTSMRELSNSNGSRVYDMGIVWIRNLAGCSL; via the exons ATGAGAATGACGATGTTGAACACATATGGACTCAGAATTGCCCCTGCACTCTTTCTTCTTGCTGTACTCATAACAAGAGCGCCTGTGATATCCACGGCTGCACGAGAGGATGATTGGATCATGATTGATACTGCGTCACAGCGTGCCAATCTTGCAATATTGGCAGGATACGGTGAGGAAAAGCTCTCTTCTGTGCTGGTCACTGGATCCGTTCTATGCGACCCTTGCAAGGGCTTCAATGGAGAATCCGtttcag GAGCCAAGGTCATTATAGGGTgcagaagaggaaggaagacaGTAAGAACTGAGGGACTGACCGACGAGTGGGGCGGGTTCACCATTGAACTGCCCTCTGAGATTCATGCATGGCCCATGCTGGAGGCATCATGCAAAGTCAGGTTTCTCCAAATGCCGCAGATCAACTCCTCATGCTATCCAGGGTACCATATAGACCCAACATCCATGAGAGAGTTGTCCAATAGTAACGGCTCGCGAGTTTACGATATGGGCATTGTATGGATCAGGAACTTGGCGGGTTGCAGCTTGTAG